The nucleotide sequence CCCAAGGGCGTTCCCCAGATCGACGTCGCCTTCGACCTCGACGCGAACGGCATTCTGAACGTCCGCGCCAGCGAACGCCTGAGCCGACAGGAAGTGTCCGTCGAAGTGGCGTCGAGCGGCGATTTGACCGAGGAGCAAGTGAACCGCCTCGTGCAGGAATCGCTCGCGCACGCCGAAGAGGACGTCTCCCAGCGCATGCTCATCGAAGCGCGCGTCGAGGCGCGCGGGATACTGGACGCCACCTGGAAAGCACTCGCTCAGTACGGAAACCTGATCGACGTCGGCGAGCGCGACCGGATCAAGCACGCTGCCGAGGCGCTGGAAGACGCGTCGGAGTCTACGGATACTCATGCCATCCGCGATTTGATCGATAAGCTGAACAAGGAGACGCTCCACCTGGCGGATGTCATGGTGGCGGCAGTCGTCAGACAGGAGCTCCCGCGCTCCGGCGGCGAGCCCCCAAGCGCCTCGAACCCGACCGGACGAGTGGAGTCCTGATGCCGATCTTCAAACGACAATCCGCCCCGACCGTCGGCTCCAGCGAGGTCACCGAATCCCAAGTTCTCGCCGCGCTGGGCACCGTGCAGGACCCGGACCTGCACAAGGACCTGGTCACGCTCGGAATGATCCGCAACCTCGAGATCGCCGACGGCGTGGTTCGCTTCGCCGTCGTCTTGACGACGCCGGCATGCCCTCTGAAAGAGCGGATCCACAACGATTGCGTCGCGGCGGTCAAGGGGATCGCGGGCGTCCGAGACGTGGAGGTGACGATGACTTCGAGCACGGCTCGCGATTCGGCGCTGGGGAGTCAAGCCCTGCTGCCAGGCGTGCGGAACATCGTCGCCGTCGCCAGCGGCAAAGGGGGAGTCGGCAAATCGACCGTCGCCGTGAACCTCGCAGTCGCCCTGGCGCAGAGCGGCGCCGCTGTCGGTCTCCTCGACGCCGACATCTACGGACCGTCGATTCCGCTGATGCTCGGCGTCCAATCGCAGCCGGATGTCACCGCCGAGCGCAAGATCGTGCCCCTTGTCGCCCACGGCGTGAAGCTCATGTCAATCGGCTTTCTGCTGCCCGACCCGGACACGGCGATGGTCTGGCGAGGTCCGATGGTCCACAGCGCTCTGCGCAACTTCCTGCAGGACGTCGATTGGGGCGAGCTCGACTATCTCGTCGTCGATATGCCCCCGGGAACCGGCGACGCGCACCTGACCCTCACGCAGAGCATCCCGCTGACGGGCGCGGTCATCGTGACGACGCCGCAAGATGTCGCCCTGGCGGACGCGCGCAAGGGCGTCACGATGTTCCGCAAGACGAACGCGCCGATCCTCGGCATCGTCGAGAACATGAGCTACTTCATTGCCCCGGATACGGGCACGCGATACGATATCTTCCGGTCCGGCGGAGGCAAGGCGGCAGCGGCTCAGCTCGGAGTTCCGCTGCTGGCGGAAATACCCATCGACCCGTCGATCTGCGAAGGCGGCGACGCCGGCGTGCCGGCGGCATCTGGCGAGAGCCGGTCGCCTCAGCGTGAAGCCTTCATGGAACTCGCGCGAGTCGTCGCGCAGAAGGTATCGATCCAGAACCTATCGCAGGAACTGACCGTCATCGAGTCCAACTGATTCCAGCTTGGGCGGAGGCATGCGGGTGATGCACGGCGTTGCAGCCGAGCGCGTGCAGATGGACGTCGCCAAGGCAGCGCGGGACCTCGGCGCCATTGTCGGCGCGAAGAACGTCCTCTCCGACCGCACCGCGATGATGACCTACGAGTGCGACGGAGCCTCGCTCTACAAATCTCCGCCGCATGTCGTCGTGTTCCCTTCATCGGCTGAGGAAGTCTCGGAGATCGTCCGCTACGCCAATCGCGAATCCCTGCCGTTCATCGCGCGAGGCGGCGGCACCGGGCTCAGCGGCGGATGCCTCAGCTCGCGCGGCGGGATCATGATCGCGCTGAACCGGATGGATCGCATCCTCGACCTCGACATCGCCAACCAGCGCGCCGTCGTCGAACCGGGCGTTGTCAACCTGTGGCTCACCCATGCCGCGACGCCGCACGGCTATCACTACGCCCCAGACCCCTCCAGCCAGAAGGCTTGCACCATCGGCGGGAATGTCGCCGAGAACTCCGGCGGACCGCACACGCTCAAGTACGGCGTCACGGTGAACCACGTGACGGGCGTCGAGTTCGTGATGCCCGACGGCGAAATCGTGGAGTTGGGCGGCAAGGCGGAGGACGGCGTGGGCTACGACCTGCGCGGGCTGGTCACCGGTTCCGAAGGCACGCTCGGCATCGCGACGAAGTGCGTCGTCAAGCTGACGCGGAACCCTCAGGCGTTCAAGACGCTTCTCGCCGTCTACGAGTCCGTGGACAACGCGTCCGAGGCGGTCTCCGATATCATCGGGCACGGGATCATCCCTGCCGCGTTGGAGATGATGGATCAACTCGTCATCCAAGCGGTCGAAGGGGCGTTCCACTTCGGCTTCCCAGAGGACGCCGCCGCCGTGCTCATCGTCGAGCTCGACGGCATCCAAGCGGGAATGGATCGGCGCGCCGAGGAGATCGAGACGATCTGCCGGAGTCACCACGCGCGCGAAGTGCGCATCGCTCGCGACGCCGAAGAGCGAGACGCGCTCTGGAGGTCGCGCAAGCAGGCGTTCGGCGCACTC is from Candidatus Poribacteria bacterium and encodes:
- a CDS encoding FAD-binding protein, which translates into the protein MDVAKAARDLGAIVGAKNVLSDRTAMMTYECDGASLYKSPPHVVVFPSSAEEVSEIVRYANRESLPFIARGGGTGLSGGCLSSRGGIMIALNRMDRILDLDIANQRAVVEPGVVNLWLTHAATPHGYHYAPDPSSQKACTIGGNVAENSGGPHTLKYGVTVNHVTGVEFVMPDGEIVELGGKAEDGVGYDLRGLVTGSEGTLGIATKCVVKLTRNPQAFKTLLAVYESVDNASEAVSDIIGHGIIPAALEMMDQLVIQAVEGAFHFGFPEDAAAVLIVELDGIQAGMDRRAEEIETICRSHHAREVRIARDAEERDALWRSRKQAFGALGRIGTSFLTQDGVVPRTRLPELLRFVGEVSRKYGLRIANVFHAGDGNIHPIILFDERDPKQCEDVLLASGEILARCVEVGGTITGEHGVGVEKIEFMPLMFTPADLEFMQNIKAVFDPEGLCNPDKIFPGKVPSEPGARTDA
- a CDS encoding Mrp/NBP35 family ATP-binding protein, which codes for MPIFKRQSAPTVGSSEVTESQVLAALGTVQDPDLHKDLVTLGMIRNLEIADGVVRFAVVLTTPACPLKERIHNDCVAAVKGIAGVRDVEVTMTSSTARDSALGSQALLPGVRNIVAVASGKGGVGKSTVAVNLAVALAQSGAAVGLLDADIYGPSIPLMLGVQSQPDVTAERKIVPLVAHGVKLMSIGFLLPDPDTAMVWRGPMVHSALRNFLQDVDWGELDYLVVDMPPGTGDAHLTLTQSIPLTGAVIVTTPQDVALADARKGVTMFRKTNAPILGIVENMSYFIAPDTGTRYDIFRSGGGKAAAAQLGVPLLAEIPIDPSICEGGDAGVPAASGESRSPQREAFMELARVVAQKVSIQNLSQELTVIESN